One Chloroflexota bacterium genomic window carries:
- a CDS encoding glycosyl hydrolase — MAKPNITVPKPASGAVALLIGTRKGAFILRGDKTRRKWKLSDGIFIGAVVNDMVMDSRGSRTILMGARTGHLGPTVFRSTDLGKTWKEATQPPAFPKAPEGETGISVHHNFWISPGHASEPGVWYIGTSPQGLFRSEDDGATWEPVNGFNQHPQFQTWWNPPDQGPPDGPTLHSVMIDPRDARHMYLCLSGGGVFESQDKGRDWHPLNKGLVSEFLPVPDAEVGHDPHRVEMNPLDPDRFYMQNHFGVYTMDRKKGVWENIGKKLPKPYSDHSYPIVTHPRDPNTVWIFPLDGSFPLGRVSPNGKPAAFVTHNGGKTWKKQTKGFPTQHGWFSVKRQAMNADSHDPVGVYLGTTGGEVWASRNEGESWTRLLTSLPEIYSVRAVEL; from the coding sequence ATGGCAAAACCAAATATAACCGTTCCCAAACCCGCATCCGGCGCAGTTGCCTTGCTCATCGGCACGCGCAAGGGTGCGTTCATTTTGCGCGGCGATAAAACGCGGCGCAAGTGGAAACTGTCCGACGGCATCTTTATCGGCGCGGTCGTCAACGATATGGTGATGGACTCGCGCGGCAGTCGCACGATCTTGATGGGCGCGCGCACCGGGCATCTCGGTCCGACTGTTTTTCGCTCGACCGATTTGGGCAAGACGTGGAAGGAGGCGACCCAGCCACCCGCGTTTCCCAAAGCGCCCGAAGGCGAGACCGGCATTTCGGTGCATCACAACTTTTGGATTTCGCCGGGTCACGCGAGCGAACCCGGTGTGTGGTACATCGGCACATCGCCCCAAGGATTGTTTCGTTCGGAGGATGATGGCGCGACCTGGGAACCGGTCAACGGGTTCAATCAACATCCCCAATTCCAGACCTGGTGGAATCCGCCGGATCAAGGACCACCCGATGGACCGACGCTCCATTCGGTGATGATTGATCCGCGCGACGCCAGGCACATGTATCTTTGTCTCTCTGGCGGCGGCGTGTTTGAATCGCAGGATAAAGGACGCGATTGGCATCCGTTGAACAAAGGACTCGTGTCCGAGTTTCTTCCAGTTCCCGATGCCGAAGTGGGACACGATCCGCATCGCGTGGAAATGAATCCGCTCGACCCCGATCGATTTTATATGCAAAATCATTTCGGGGTGTACACAATGGATCGCAAAAAAGGCGTTTGGGAAAACATCGGCAAAAAATTACCAAAGCCGTACAGCGATCACTCATATCCGATTGTTACACATCCGCGCGACCCAAACACCGTTTGGATTTTCCCTCTCGACGGTTCTTTTCCGTTGGGACGCGTCAGCCCGAATGGAAAACCGGCGGCGTTCGTCACGCACAATGGCGGCAAAACGTGGAAGAAACAGACCAAAGGTTTTCCGACCCAGCACGGTTGGTTTTCGGTGAAACGCCAAGCGATGAACGCGGATTCGCACGATCCGGTCGGCGTCTATCTCGGCACGACCGGCGGCGAAGTGTGGGCGAGTCGCAACGAAGGCGAATCGTGGACGCGGCTTCTGACCTCGCTCCCGGAAATCTATTCGGTGCGCGCGGTGGAGTTATGA
- a CDS encoding DNA-3-methyladenine glycosylase I: protein MIAYHDNEWGTPVHDDRKLFEFLVLDAFQAGLSWQIILNKRENFRRAFHNFAAQKIAKYNARDTKRLLADAGIVRNRAKIAATIGNAQRFLEIQKEFGSFDQYIWQFTGGKTIRNQWKSLKEIPAKSKESDAMSKDLQARGFKFVGSTICYAFMQAAGMVNDHVVGCFRYIELKKS from the coding sequence ATGATCGCGTATCACGATAACGAATGGGGCACGCCGGTTCACGACGACCGCAAACTGTTCGAGTTTCTCGTCCTCGACGCGTTCCAAGCCGGCTTGTCGTGGCAAATCATCCTGAACAAGCGCGAGAATTTTCGCCGCGCGTTCCACAATTTCGCCGCGCAGAAAATTGCGAAATACAACGCGCGCGATACGAAACGCTTGCTTGCCGATGCCGGCATCGTTCGCAATCGCGCGAAAATTGCGGCGACGATTGGCAACGCGCAACGCTTTCTCGAAATCCAAAAAGAGTTCGGCTCGTTCGACCAGTACATCTGGCAATTCACCGGCGGCAAGACGATTCGCAACCAGTGGAAATCGTTGAAGGAAATTCCAGCCAAGTCAAAAGAATCGGACGCGATGAGTAAGGATTTGCAAGCGCGCGGCTTCAAGTTCGTCGGCTCGACGATTTGCTACGCGTTCATGCAGGCGGCGGGAATGGTGAACGATCATGTCGTCGGATGTTTTCGGTACATAGAGTTGAAAAAATCGTAA